The Triticum dicoccoides isolate Atlit2015 ecotype Zavitan chromosome 6A, WEW_v2.0, whole genome shotgun sequence genome has a window encoding:
- the LOC119317664 gene encoding 60S ribosomal protein L31: MSEKKRAPGPRKDEVVTREYTVNLHKRLHGCTFKKKAPNAIKEIRKFAQKAMGTNDVRIDVKLNKHIWSSGIRSVPRRVRVRIARKRNDEEDAKEELYSLVTVAEVPQEGLKGLGTKVVEDED, from the exons ATgtcggagaagaagcgcgcccccgGCCCGCGCAAGGACGAGGTGGTGACACGCGAGTACACCGTCAACCTCCACAAGCGCCTCCATGGATG CACCTTCAAGAAGAAGGCACCAAATGCCATCAAGGAGATCAGGAAGTTTGCacagaaggccatgggaaccaacGATGTCCGCATTGACGTGAAGCTCAACAAGCACATCTGGAGCAGTGGCATCAGGAGTGTCCCGAGGAGAGTCCGTGTCAGGATTGCCCGCAAGAGGAATGACGAGGAGGACGCTAAGGAGGAGCTGTACTCTCTGGTCACAGTTGCTGAAGTTCCCCAGGAAGGTCTTAAAGGTTTGGGTACCAAGGTTGTGGAGGATGAGGACTAA